A stretch of Pomacea canaliculata isolate SZHN2017 linkage group LG6, ASM307304v1, whole genome shotgun sequence DNA encodes these proteins:
- the LOC112566309 gene encoding protein TFG-like isoform X1, with product MQNSYGAALDLSGKLIIKVQLGEDIRRIPIHNEDITYDELVLMMQRVYRGKLSTNDDIVIKYKDEDGDLITIFDSSDLAFAIQCSRILKITLFVNGQRLSDVGDIRSLRRELQAIRDRVTAILDRMDSPATSVISAADSSITDGRPDAASSTKVSVRGSGLTHASAAESKEFDPLSTQRSIPNDESVTQNKVMSSFGIPSDASTVAPVPDRGGASTPDSVSSIGSSASHQQQFRQQQPQQQFSSTSQVPVPGTPPTNQQQQPGAYSQGTGQPHPLPQALPYGQTPTAGSPQQQYQGYGQQGQGYGQYQAGQQQTQPVYSQSAGQQYGYISQPAPGQPHQQPQQPQQPQQQQPVYAGMPQQQPNLQQAQSGKFTGYVPQQTPSQTSPSPTPGANPYSRGPGYGGGYPRPTANYQQGYQ from the exons ATGCAGAACAGCTATGGGGCTGCACTTGACTTGAGTGGCAAGCTCATCATCAAAGTGCAACTAGGGGAGGACATTCGTCGCATCCCCATTCACAATGAGGACATCACCTACGATGAACTGGTGCTGATGATGCAGCGTGTTTACCGGGGAAAACTCTCCACAAATGATGACATTGTCATTAAATACAAAGATGAAG atGGAGATCTCATAACAATTTTTGACAGTTCAGATCTGGCTTTTGCAATTCAGTGCAGTCgcattctgaaaataacatTGTTTG TTAATGGGCAAAGACTGAGTGATGTTGGAGATATACGATCACTACGGCGTGAGCTACAAGCAATACGAGATCGTGTGACTGCCATTTTGGATCGAATGGATTCACCAGCAACGTCTGTGATATCTGCTGCAGATTCAAGTATAACTGATG gGAGACCAGATGCAGCAAGCAGCACCAAAGTCAGTGTGAGAGGTTCCGGGCTCACTCATGCAAGTGCTGCAGAGAGCAAAGAGTTTGATCCTCTCTCAACGCAGCGGTCCATCCCTAATGATGAAAGTGTCACTCAAAATAAAGTCATGTCATCTTTTGGCATACCCAGTGATG CCTCTACCGTGGCTCCAGTTCCAGACAGAGGGGGGGCTTCTACACCAGACAGCGTTTCTAGCATTGGGTCATCTGCTAGTCACCAGCAGCAGTTCCGACAACAGCAGCCCCAGCAGCAGTTCAGTAGCACGTCACAGGTGCCAGTGCCAGGAACACCACCCACtaaccagcagcagcagccag gCGCTTATTCCCAGGGGACTGGACAACCTCATCCCTTGCCTCAGGCATTACCCTATGGTCAGACACCAACTGCTGGCTCACCCCAGCAGCAGTACCAAGGCTATGGGCAACAAGGCCAAG GATATGGTCAGTATCAAGCTGGCCAGCAGCAAACGCAGCCTGTCTACAGCCAGTCTGCTGGACAGCAGTATGGTTATATTTCACAGCCAGCACCTGGCCAACCCCATCAGCAACCTCAGCAACCTCAGCaaccacaacagcaacagcctgTTTATGCTGGAATGCCACAGCAGCAGCCAAACTTGCAG cagGCTCAGAGTGGAAAGTTCACTGGATATGTTCCTCAGCAGACACCCAGCCAGACATCCCCTAGTCCCACCCCTGGAGCAAACCCTTACTCCCGAGGGCCTGGCTATGGTGGTGGCTATCCGAGGCCTACAGCCAACTACCAACAAGGATACCAGTGA
- the LOC112566309 gene encoding protein TFG-like isoform X2 encodes MQNSYGAALDLSGKLIIKVQLGEDIRRIPIHNEDITYDELVLMMQRVYRGKLSTNDDIVIKYKDEDGDLITIFDSSDLAFAIQCSRILKITLFVNGQRLSDVGDIRSLRRELQAIRDRVTAILDRMDSPATSVISAADSSITDGRPDAASSTKVSVRGSGLTHASAAESKEFDPLSTQRSIPNDESVTQNKVMSSFGIPSDASTVAPVPDRGGASTPDSVSSIGSSASHQQQFRQQQPQQQFSSTSQVPVPGTPPTNQQQQPGAYSQGTGQPHPLPQALPYGQTPTAGSPQQQYQGYGQQGQGYGQYQAGQQQTQPVYSQSAGQQYGYISQPAPGQPHQQPQQPQQPQQQQPVYAGMPQQQPNLQAQSGKFTGYVPQQTPSQTSPSPTPGANPYSRGPGYGGGYPRPTANYQQGYQ; translated from the exons ATGCAGAACAGCTATGGGGCTGCACTTGACTTGAGTGGCAAGCTCATCATCAAAGTGCAACTAGGGGAGGACATTCGTCGCATCCCCATTCACAATGAGGACATCACCTACGATGAACTGGTGCTGATGATGCAGCGTGTTTACCGGGGAAAACTCTCCACAAATGATGACATTGTCATTAAATACAAAGATGAAG atGGAGATCTCATAACAATTTTTGACAGTTCAGATCTGGCTTTTGCAATTCAGTGCAGTCgcattctgaaaataacatTGTTTG TTAATGGGCAAAGACTGAGTGATGTTGGAGATATACGATCACTACGGCGTGAGCTACAAGCAATACGAGATCGTGTGACTGCCATTTTGGATCGAATGGATTCACCAGCAACGTCTGTGATATCTGCTGCAGATTCAAGTATAACTGATG gGAGACCAGATGCAGCAAGCAGCACCAAAGTCAGTGTGAGAGGTTCCGGGCTCACTCATGCAAGTGCTGCAGAGAGCAAAGAGTTTGATCCTCTCTCAACGCAGCGGTCCATCCCTAATGATGAAAGTGTCACTCAAAATAAAGTCATGTCATCTTTTGGCATACCCAGTGATG CCTCTACCGTGGCTCCAGTTCCAGACAGAGGGGGGGCTTCTACACCAGACAGCGTTTCTAGCATTGGGTCATCTGCTAGTCACCAGCAGCAGTTCCGACAACAGCAGCCCCAGCAGCAGTTCAGTAGCACGTCACAGGTGCCAGTGCCAGGAACACCACCCACtaaccagcagcagcagccag gCGCTTATTCCCAGGGGACTGGACAACCTCATCCCTTGCCTCAGGCATTACCCTATGGTCAGACACCAACTGCTGGCTCACCCCAGCAGCAGTACCAAGGCTATGGGCAACAAGGCCAAG GATATGGTCAGTATCAAGCTGGCCAGCAGCAAACGCAGCCTGTCTACAGCCAGTCTGCTGGACAGCAGTATGGTTATATTTCACAGCCAGCACCTGGCCAACCCCATCAGCAACCTCAGCAACCTCAGCaaccacaacagcaacagcctgTTTATGCTGGAATGCCACAGCAGCAGCCAAACTTGCAG GCTCAGAGTGGAAAGTTCACTGGATATGTTCCTCAGCAGACACCCAGCCAGACATCCCCTAGTCCCACCCCTGGAGCAAACCCTTACTCCCGAGGGCCTGGCTATGGTGGTGGCTATCCGAGGCCTACAGCCAACTACCAACAAGGATACCAGTGA